The Methyloferula stellata AR4 genome includes a window with the following:
- a CDS encoding outer membrane protein: MASLKATLCAGVIALGAADLAQAADLLPPPPPPPEPVAFGNWYIRGDVGVGISNLSSPRSTLNPFNPAGGPAPVIARVGTNIGDAAIAGVGFGYQFNNWIRFDATGEYRTSAAYRAVNTYTAFCTGANFCQDSYTANVASGVFLANAYIDIGTWYGVTPFVGAGVGGAIHKFSGLTDIGLGSGFSSDRNINTLAWAAMAGLDFNITPNLKLEISYRYLDMGKLTSGPISCGALGGCFFERQSFNLASNDVRIGFRYMFADPGRPVPPLIAKY; encoded by the coding sequence ATGGCCAGTTTGAAAGCCACCCTTTGCGCGGGTGTTATCGCTCTTGGTGCGGCCGACCTTGCTCAGGCGGCCGACCTTCTACCACCGCCTCCGCCGCCGCCGGAACCCGTCGCTTTCGGCAACTGGTACATCCGCGGCGATGTCGGCGTCGGCATCAGCAATCTCTCAAGCCCGCGTTCGACCTTGAACCCGTTCAATCCGGCGGGAGGCCCGGCACCGGTCATTGCGCGCGTCGGAACCAATATTGGCGACGCGGCGATTGCCGGCGTCGGCTTCGGCTACCAATTCAACAATTGGATCAGATTCGACGCCACTGGCGAATATCGCACCTCGGCCGCCTATCGGGCGGTCAATACATATACGGCCTTCTGCACCGGCGCGAACTTCTGCCAGGATTCCTATACGGCCAATGTGGCGTCCGGCGTCTTCCTCGCCAATGCCTATATCGACATCGGCACCTGGTATGGCGTGACGCCTTTCGTCGGCGCCGGTGTCGGCGGTGCGATCCATAAGTTCAGCGGGCTGACGGATATTGGGCTTGGCAGCGGTTTCTCATCAGATCGCAACATAAACACCCTCGCCTGGGCGGCGATGGCCGGTCTCGATTTCAACATCACGCCTAATCTGAAGCTCGAAATCAGCTATCGCTATCTCGATATGGGCAAGCTCACGAGCGGTCCGATCAGCTGCGGAGCGCTCGGCGGGTGCTTCTTCGAAAGACAGTCCTTCAACCTTGCTTCGAACGATGTGCGGATCGGCTTCCGCTATATGTTCGCTGATCCTGGGCGTCCGGTGCCGCCGCTCATCGCCAAATATTGA
- a CDS encoding outer membrane protein produces the protein MSKWGHAMRAAGFGAAAYACAGVSAGIAADMPLFNEEPTPQTKVEFGTGWYIRGDLAYANDSLPPILPDLSIVSTARQSTFSAGLGMGYKFNNWIRADLVGDYRQPNKASGPIDTRICTTQLTTIANFPTVTASDLCNAQGAGSVWRWDLLQNVYFDLGTWYGLTPYVGAGAGLSFTQAKSTINWFMSNGLPYHVNTDGFYFNWDSATQNVTYQFAWALMAGVAYQLTDNAFLDFGYRYVNLGTYTTTSGITGLVTKKRDDVQEFRFGVRYMIDGMGSLM, from the coding sequence ATGTCGAAATGGGGACATGCGATGAGAGCCGCCGGGTTTGGCGCGGCAGCCTATGCATGCGCAGGTGTATCCGCCGGTATCGCCGCCGACATGCCTCTCTTCAACGAAGAACCGACGCCTCAGACAAAGGTTGAATTTGGCACCGGCTGGTATATTCGCGGCGACCTCGCTTACGCAAACGATTCGCTGCCGCCTATCCTTCCGGATTTGTCGATAGTCTCAACCGCAAGGCAATCAACCTTTAGCGCGGGCCTCGGCATGGGCTATAAATTCAACAATTGGATCCGCGCGGATCTCGTTGGCGATTACCGTCAACCGAATAAGGCGAGTGGTCCGATTGACACGAGGATCTGCACGACACAGCTAACGACAATCGCCAATTTTCCGACGGTAACCGCTAGCGATCTATGCAACGCGCAGGGAGCGGGAAGCGTGTGGCGATGGGATTTGCTGCAGAATGTCTATTTTGATCTAGGCACATGGTACGGGTTGACGCCTTATGTCGGCGCGGGCGCCGGTTTGAGCTTCACGCAAGCGAAGAGCACAATCAACTGGTTTATGAGCAATGGCCTACCTTACCATGTGAACACGGACGGATTCTATTTCAACTGGGACAGCGCCACGCAGAACGTAACTTATCAATTCGCCTGGGCGCTCATGGCAGGTGTCGCTTATCAATTGACCGATAATGCCTTTCTTGATTTTGGCTACCGCTATGTCAATCTCGGCACATACACGACGACATCCGGTATCACTGGCCTGGTCACGAAAAAGAGAGACGATGTTCAAGAATTCCGTTTCGGCGTGAGATATA